The window GCTGTTCGCCCGTTATGAATTTGCGAGCAGCTTCCAGGCGTTCGGCAGTGACTGCAAGTTCTTCTTCCGCTCTCCTGTAGTGGACGTCCGGAGGAGTCGGGATGTCGAGTGGAACTATGATGTCGCTCCCGATTTTCTGCTGGAACCCAAGGATCTCTTCGTTTGTAACTTCCACTGACCCGTATACTGAAAGTTGAAAAGAGCCCGAGTCTGTCATGATTGGCCCGTCAAAACCAAGGAGTCCGTGCAGGCCTTTTTCAAGGGCAACACTCCGCAGTTCTTCCTTCCGGTAAATGATATAGGAATTGGTGATCAGAATCTCTGCCCCGAAGCTTTTCATCTCATTCGGGGGGATAAGCTGGATGTTCGGATTTACTACAGGCATGACCGTAGGAGTCTCAACAGTCCCGTGAGGGGTCTTGAGTTTACCTATTCTGCCGCCTGCATCCTTGTCGAGAATTTCAAATATCGCTGACATGCCGGGGGTATAGATGCCTATCAGATATATTTATCTTTGGGGACCCCGAATTGCGCCTCGCCCGAATTGCGCCTCGGGAGTACGCGGTCCTTTTCGCTGCCCGAATTGCGCCTCGGGAGTACGCGGTCCTTTTCGCTGCCCGAATTGCGCCTCGGGAGTACGCGGTCCTTTTCGCTGCCCGAATTGCGCCTCGGGAGTACGCGGTCCTTTTCGCTGCGCTCAAGAGGACTAATTGCTGAGTTATAACAGTGAGCTTCAATCAAGAGGACTGAGTTACAAATATTGTTGACCTTTTTCTGTTTTTCCGTGCCTTTCGTTTTTGTGGAATATTTCAGTTTCTGCCGTGTCCGGGCATTTCTCCGTTGTATAGTTTGGTGTTATCCATGCACAACCATTATATATCTCAATAATCTCTGGTTATACACCCAAAAATATACTGGTGATAACATGACTGAAGATCCGAAAAAATTGTTATTTGACTTTACAGCCGGACTTGGAGAGTTTGCTTCAGAATCCGAGGTCCAGGGAATGCAGGCCGCAGCTTTTATTGGCATGGTCAAAGCAAGCTTTGAAACTTCTGTCCTTGACTTCAAAACCAAGGAACTGATTGCTATCGGTGTTGCCCTTTACCACCGCTGTCCCTATTGTATCTCACTTCACGCCTTCAATGCCCTTGAAGCCGGAGCCACAAAAGAGGAGATCATGCAGGCGTCCATGGTTGCAGTCTCCTTTGGCGGCGGCCCCTCAATGTCCTTTGCAGTGACCCTCCTGAAAAAGGCAGTTGAAACCTTCCAGAGCGAGTCCTTCACCAGGGAAGACCGCATGGAAATCCTCAAAAGGCTTGGGATGGCTTAACAAAC is drawn from Methanosarcina lacustris Z-7289 and contains these coding sequences:
- a CDS encoding carboxymuconolactone decarboxylase family protein codes for the protein MTEDPKKLLFDFTAGLGEFASESEVQGMQAAAFIGMVKASFETSVLDFKTKELIAIGVALYHRCPYCISLHAFNALEAGATKEEIMQASMVAVSFGGGPSMSFAVTLLKKAVETFQSESFTREDRMEILKRLGMA